Proteins encoded by one window of Culicoides brevitarsis isolate CSIRO-B50_1 chromosome 2, AGI_CSIRO_Cbre_v1, whole genome shotgun sequence:
- the LOC134828511 gene encoding nose resistant to fluoxetine protein 6-like has product MEPGFVWGNNYWTSSKELCQVLREPLIISLSPRYERNHHQNLSTARPPFLVNYQVVHIKHDSKYQIEQKIYDKSIVHIGLCFPTVCDPKETSMLVDQVLQRNKEEYFLIGANYTILDAKHTTASERALGNVFLMLTLIGLSIILLLVIFGTIYGKCLRKPFWNNVVLTPDKKVSDGNEMGVKALQNTTKQSLISEIFTSFSISDNYQKLTSIHMTKKSLSAIHGLSGFLLAYTFFDHLKETEGKAAKNPIRLLWKAILLRYLRLAIPYIPAFLFTTSLAFYLRDASTYHFIEQTDYNCEHYWWRNFLFINNWWKMSDMCMTNSWYLSADFQCFLITIILLVLSLRFPKTSIFGFVLVFLGSCIYSGYVGWTENFSYLLDVQFNSIDTLYYPTYTRIGGYLVGVFSGWLFVKLDEDLKLNKVFVVIGWIIALTINLSLFLAQVFRVENQYLGMFFAGICRPMYCGTIMWIVFMCSRGYGGIVTKILGSPSLVVISRLSFAAYLVNPILIYFVSMISDVPFHIELVSTTITVVGYVYLIYRLATVFSLLFEFPFTQIIKKVCDRMENRSENNNNKDSTHL; this is encoded by the exons ATGGAACCCGGATTCGTTTGGGGAAATAATTATTGGACTTCATCGAAGGAGTTATGTCAAGTTTTGCGAGAGCCTCTTATCATCAGTTTATCGCCTCGTTACGAAagaaatcatcatcaaaaccTTTCGACGGCTCGACCTCCTTTTTTGGTGAATTATCAAGTTGTTCATATCAAACACGATTCCAAATaccaaattgaacaaaaaatttacgacaAAAGTATTGTTCACATTGGATTATGCTTTCCTACTGTTTGTGACCCGAAAGAGACATCAATGCTCGTTGATCAAGTACTCCAGAGAAATAAAGAAGAATATTTCTTAATTGGAGCTAATTACACGATTCTCGATGCGAAACACACAACTGCCAGTGAAAGAGCTTTAGGAAATGTCTTTTTGATGTTGACTTT aattGGTCTAAGTATCATTTTGCTTTTGGTCATATTTGGCACTATTTATGGAAAATGTCTTCGCAAACCCTTTTGGAATAATGTTGTCCTTACGCCGGATAAAAAAGTTTCAGATGGTAACGAAATGGGAGTTAAAGCTCTTCAAAATACAACAAAGCAAAGTCTAATATCCGAAATTTTCACAAGTTTTTCAATAAGTGacaattatcaaaaacttacctcaaTTCACATGACGAAGAAATCCCTCTCAGCAATCCATGGCTTAAG tggaTTTCTTTTGGCCtacacattttttgaccacTTGAAAGAAACTGAAGGGAAAGCAGCTAAAAATCCAATTAGATTATTATGGAAAGCGATTCTTTTAAGATATCTAAG aCTTGCAATTCCCTACATTCCTGCCTTCCTCTTCACCACATCGTTAGCATTTTATCTAAGAGACGCATCAACATACCATTTCATTGAACAAACAGACTACAATTGCGAGCACTATTGGTGGCGTAATTTCTTGTTCATCAACAATTGGTGGAAAATGTCAGATATGTGCATGACAAATTCTTGGTACTTGAGTGCTGATTTCCAATGTTTTTTGATAACCATCATATTACTTGTGCTTTCCTTGAGATTTCCTAAAACTTCGATTTTTGGCTTTGTTCTTGTATTTTTGGGATCTTGCATTTATTCAGGATACGTTGGATGGACagaaaacttttcatatttaCTCGATGTGCAGTTCAATTCAATTGATACACTTTACTATCCAACATATACTCGAATTG gaggcTACTTGGTTGGAGTGTTTTCTGGATGGCTTTTTGTCAAACTCGACGAAGATTTGAAacttaataaagtttttgtcGTAATTGGATGGATAATTGCTCTGACGATAAACTTGTCACTATTTCTTGCTCAAGTATTCCGTGTTGAAAACCAATATTTAGGAATGTTTTTCGCGGGAATTTGTCGCCCAATGTATTGCGGAACCATCATGTGGATAGTTTTCATGTGTTCAAGAGGATATGGCGGAAtagtaacaaaaattttaggatCTCCAAGCCTTGTAGTTATAAGTCGCTTATCTTTCGCTGCTTATTTGGTGaatccaattttaatttattttgtgtcaatGATTTCGGATGTGCCATTCCATATTGAACTTGTAAGCACG acaattacCGTAGTTGGTtatgtatatttaatatatcgATTAGCAACAGTATTTTCATTGCTGTTTGAATTTCCATTcactcaaataattaaaaaggttTGTGATCGAATGGAAAATCGATcagaaaataacaataataaggaTTCGAcgcatttataa